The following nucleotide sequence is from Candidatus Methylomirabilota bacterium.
GTCTGGAGCCACTGGCGCATGGGCGCGGCGGTCTCGGCGCGCGACGCGCCGACGTAGATCGCGAGCTGGTTGGTGGCGGTGAGGGCCGCCGGATCGCGGCCCGCCTCGCGCGCGTAGGCCTGTACCTTGGCCCAGCTCCGGGCGAAGCTCTCGGGGGTGTAGAAGTACGTGAGCCAGCCGTCGGCGAGCGTGCCGGCGCGCCGGAGCACGGCCTCGACGTAGCCGCCGATCAGGACGGGCGGCCGCGGGCGCTGGGCCGGCCGCGGCACCATGACCGCCTCCCGGAGGTTGAACTCGTCGACCCGCCGCGTGACTCGGGGCTCGGTCCACAGACGGACCAGGATGTCGAGGTTCCGCTCGAACTGTCGGCCGCGCTGCTTGAAGGGCACGCCCACCGCGTCGAACTCGCGCGCGTACCAGCCGGCGGCGACGCCGAGGATGAGCCGCCCGCCCGAGATGAGATCGAGGCTGCCGAGCGCCTTGGCCGTCACCACCGGGTTGCGGAGCGGCAGCACGAGGATCCCGGTCCCGAGCCGGATCCGACTCGTGCGGGCCGCGATGG
It contains:
- a CDS encoding TIGR03619 family F420-dependent LLM class oxidoreductase gives rise to the protein MSDFGLAIRNFVGPGEIPEPRALFAYAERAEALGFESLWAWDHILLGVEPAFPILDSITILGAIAARTSRIRLGTGILVLPLRNPVVTAKALGSLDLISGGRLILGVAAGWYAREFDAVGVPFKQRGRQFERNLDILVRLWTEPRVTRRVDEFNLREAVMVPRPAQRPRPPVLIGGYVEAVLRRAGTLADGWLTYFYTPESFARSWAKVQAYAREAGRDPAALTATNQLAIYVGASRAETAAPMRQWLQTEWDVAAWSESTIDHAIHGSVDECVSQLRAHLATGVHRIILIPYRYQPEQLERIAQDVLPKL